A single region of the Salvia miltiorrhiza cultivar Shanhuang (shh) chromosome 8, IMPLAD_Smil_shh, whole genome shotgun sequence genome encodes:
- the LOC130999486 gene encoding LOW QUALITY PROTEIN: pentatricopeptide repeat-containing protein At3g25210, mitochondrial (The sequence of the model RefSeq protein was modified relative to this genomic sequence to represent the inferred CDS: deleted 1 base in 1 codon): MALILPRTIRASLLRLSVRHLTSTTFDDPPPPPTLSVTPQTLPPKPPNPRSRTPMENQFESWLHKLKPGFTHSDVDDALRAQPDPDIALDIFRWTAQQRHYRHNHVTYLSMMEIAVSGKRYRAAETLIDEVLAGACAASLPLFNTMIKFCCDRKFLFNRAFDVYKKMLKSEDARPNLETYAMLFGSLLRKFDKLNVCYVYLHAVRSLSKQMKSSGVIPDAFVLNMIIKAYSKCLQVDEAIRVFREMGLYGCEPNSYTYSYLVKGLCEKGRVSQGWGFYQEMRSKGLVPKFTTYLVLICSLAMERKFQEAIEAAFNMIGNSLSPDLLTYKTLLEEMCRDGKGNVAFKLLESFRKRDTNMNEKTYKTLLDGLHFTSRDL; this comes from the exons ATGGCCCTCATTTTACCTCGTACCATCCGAGCTTCCCTCCTCCGTCTCTCTGTCCGCCACCTCACCTCCACCACTTTCGACGaccctccgccgccgccgactcTATCCGTCACCCCTCAAACCCTACCACCCAAACCCCCAAATCCTCGCTCCCGAACCCCAATGGAAAATCAATTCGAGTCGTGGCTTCACAAACTAAAGCCCGGATTCACTCATTCCGACGTCGACGACGCCCTCCGGGCCCAGCCCGACCCGGACATCGCGCTCGACATTTTCCGGTGGACGGCGCAGCAGCGCCACTACAGGCACAACCACGTCACCTACCTCTCGATGATGGAGATCGCCGTCTCAGGTAAGCGGTACCGCGCCGCCGAGACTCTCATCGATGAAGTTCTCGCCGGCGCGTGCGCCGCCAGCCTCCCGCTTTTCAACACCATGATTAAATTCTGTTGTGACCGTAAATTCCTGTTTAATCGCGCTTTCGATGTGTATAAGAAGATGCTGAAATCTGAGGATGCTAGGCCTAATTTGGAGACTTATGCGATGCTTTTCGGTTCACTTTTGAGGAAGTTCGATAAACTGAATGTGTGTTATGTGTATTTGCATGCTGTGAGATCGTTATCTAAGCAGATGAAGTCGTCTGGGGTGATCCCTGACGCCTTCGTGTTGAACATGATCATCAAAGCCTACTCAAAATGCCTTCAGGTTGATGAGGCGATTAGGGTT TTTCGCGAAATGGGGCTGTATGGCTGCGAGCCTAATTCGTATACATATAGTTATTTGGTGAAGGGATTGTGTGAGAAGGGTAGAGTGAGTCAGGGGTGGGGTTTTTATCAGGAGATGAGATCAAAAGGGCTGGTGCCAAAATTTACTACCTATTTGGTTTTAATTTGTAGTCTGGCAATGGAGAGGAAGTTTCAGGAGGCGATCGAGGCTGCATTTAACATGATAGGGAATTCGTTGTCGCCTGATTTGTTGACGTACAAGACACTGCTCGAAGAAATGTGTAGGGATGGGAAGGGCAATGTGGCCTTCAAGCTTCTTGAAAGCTTCCGAAAGAGGGACACTAACATGAATGAGAAGACATACAAGACTTTGCTGGACGGGCTGCACTTTACAAGTCGGGATCTCTAG
- the LOC130999482 gene encoding receptor-like kinase TMK4, with product MPRGRHKFLPSDVVLLTTLLAAIIRHASCDDGAVMAKLAKATNPPGWTGTDFCKWDGVACDSPGRVSSINLASKSLSGTLPPEINQLSGLKTLSLQRNKFSGPLPALSNMASLQEVNLEENGFTSIPTGFLSGLTSLQFFSINNNSNLPPWTMPTTIKDSPSLTTFYASKANMVGEIPDIFGSLPNFANLKISYNNLTGWLPWSFSKSGIQTLLLNNQMVGLSGPIDVIGEMHSLREVWLHSNQFTGSIPDLSACTELSDLQLRDNRLTGVIPDSLTKLPKLKNVALQSNVFQGPVPSFPPGIQVNLGKENHFCNTSPGPCNPQVTVLLEIAAAMYYPMTLAEAWEGNDACQQWQFVTCEKGSVVVINFSKQNFNGIISRSYANLPSLRSLYLNDNHLVGVIPKRLTSLKQLQILDISNNNISGKVPSFQSSVILKVNGNPFIGRVVPITYPGGRPPPGVELEETDSSPATWLKVIIVLICLVVVAVLGYVTYRCCIRKPRHKYQWFKKMSGEQHSISIDQTTDYGKSTNVSSFNQTPIKSGEISDYNIYDGGNVTIPIEALRKATDNFSKDSILGRGGFGIVYKGVLHDGTKIAVKRMESSMLSDKGLNEFKAEIEVLTSVRHRNLVSLHGFCNNGSEKLLVYEYMPKGSLCQHLFEWKEMGTPPLTWNQRVNIALDVARGVEYLHSMANQSFIHRDLKPSNILIGDDMRAKVCDFGLVRQAPDANQSFETRLAGTFGYLAPEYAATGKVTVKVDVYAFGVVLMEIITGRKSLDSSLPDDSSHLVTWFRPFLQDKDQIKEAVDPVLRSDLNEETFESMWKAAQLAGHCTREANQRPDMSHVVTVLSSLVEQWKPAADEDSFRVDFGMSLSQVLQKWKLNEDSSSTIATDYIKQKKPPQ from the exons ATGCCTAGAGGGAGACACAAATTCCTCCCCTCCGACGTCGTTCTCTTAACGACGCTGCTCGCGGCCATCATCCGCCATGCTTCCTGCGACGACGGAGCTGTCATGGCCAAGCTGGCCAAAGCCACCAACCCACCCGGCTGGACTGGCACCGATTTCTGCAAATGGGACGGCGTCGCCTGCGATTCGCCCGGCAGAGTCAGCTCCATCAACCTTGCATCGAAATCCCTCTCTGGAACATTGCCACCTGAGATCAACCAGCTCTCCGGCCTGAAAACCCTCAGCCTCCAACGGAACAAGTTTTCGGGGCCGTTGCCGGCTTTATCCAACATGGCTTCTCTTCAAGAagtcaatcttgaagaaaatGGTTTCACTTCCATCCCAACAGGCTTCCTCTCAGGCCTAACAAGTTTGCAATTCTtcagcatcaacaacaacagcaaTCTCCCACCATGGACAATGCCCACCACCATCAAAGATTCGCCGTCTCTCACTACTTTCTACGCGAGCAAGGCCAACATGGTGGGCGAGATTCCAGACATTTTCGGATCTCTGCCAAATTTTGCGAACCTCAAAATCTCCTACAATAACCTGACAGGGTGGCTGCCGTGGTCGTTCTCCAAATCCGGGATTCAAACATTGTTGCTCAATAATCAGATGGTGGGGCTCTCAGGGCCCATTGACGTTATTGGCGAAATGCATAGTTTGAGAGAGGTTTGGCTTCACAGCAATCAGTTTACAGGGAGTATACCTGACCTCTCTGCCTGCACAGAACTGTCAGATCTCCAGCTACGCGACAATCGGCTCACGGGGGTCATCCCCGATTCACTTACGAAGCTTCCAAAGCTGAAGAATGTCGCCTTGCAGAGCAACGTGTTCCAGGGTCCAGTACCAAGCTTCCCACCAGGCATTCAAGTGAATCTTGGAAAAGAGAACCATTTCTGCAACACTAGCCCCGGTCCGTGTAATCCCCAGGTCACTGTGTTGCTCGAGATTGCAGCTGCAATGTACTATCCAATGACCTTAGCAGAAGCCTGGGAAGGGAATGATGCATGTCAGCAATGGCAGTTTGTTACGTGTGAGAAGGGGAGCGTGGTCGTGATAAATTTCTCCAAGCAGAATTTCAACGGAATTATATCACGTTCATACGCCAATTTACCTAGTTTAAGATCATTGTATTTAAATGACAATCATCTGGTGGGAGTCATACCAAAGAGGTTGACAAGTTTGAAGCAGCTGCAGATTCTCGATATCTCCAACAACAATATTTCTGGAAAAGTGCCATCATTCCAATCTTCAGTTATATTGAAAGTGAATGGTAATCCATTCATTGGGAGAGTCGTGCCAATCACCTATCCAGGAGGACGTCCGCCACCCGGTGTAGAACTAGAAGAGACAGATTCTTCTCCAGCGACATGGTTGAAAGTTATCATTGTTCTCATCTGTCTCGTTGTCGTTGCTGTCTTGGGATATGTGACCTACAGATGCTGCATTAGAAAGCCAAGACACAAATACCAATGGTTTAAGAAAATGAGTGGAGAGCAACACAGCATCAGCATCGatcagacaacagattatggcAAAAGCACCAATGTCAGTAGTTTCAACCAAACTCCCATCAAAAGTGGTGAAATCAgtgattataatatatatgatgGGGGGAATGTTACCATACCAATTGAAGCCCTCCGAAAAGCTACTGACAACTTCAGCAAAGACAGCATACTGGGGAGGGGAGGATTTGGCATTGTTTATAAAGGAGTACTCCACGATGGCACTAAAATAGCAGTAAAGAGAATGGAATCCTCAATGCTCAGCGACAAGGGACTAAACGAATTCAAGGCTGAAATAGAGGTCCTCACGTCGGTCAGACACCGGAATTTGGTCTCCCTTCACGGATTTTGCAACAATGGTAGTGAGAAGCTATTAGTTTACGAGTACATGCCAAAAGGATCTTTGTGCCAGCATCTGTTCGAATGGAAGGAAATGGGAACTCCTCCCCTAACTTGGAACCAGAGAGTGAATATAGCTCTCGATGTTGCCAGAGGGGTTGAGTACTTGCATAGCATGGCGAACCAGAGCTTCATTCACAGAGATCTGAAACCATCCAACATTCTTATCGGAGATGACATGAGGGCAAAGGTTTGTGATTTTGGCTTGGTGAGACAAGCCCCCGATGCCAATCAATCGTTCGAAACACGGTTAGCAGGAACCTTTGGCTATCTTGCTCCAGAATATGCCG CGACAGGAAAGGTTACTGTAAAAGTCGATGTATATGCCTTCGGTGTGGTGTTGATGGAAATCATCACTGGGAGAAAGTCCTTGGACAGTTCCCTGCCTGACGATAGTAGCCACCTGGTGACGTGGTTCCGGCCATTCCTCCAAGATAAAGATCAGATCAAAGAGGCTGTGGATCCTGTCCTCCGTTCAGACTTAAACGAGGAAACTTTCGAAAGTATGTGGAAGGCGGCCCAGCTAGCCGGGCACTGCACAAGAGAAGCAAACCAACGGCCTGACATGAGCCATGTCGTCACGGTGCTCTCGTCTCTGGTGGAGCAGTGGAAGCCAGCTGCAGATGAAGATAGCTTCAGGGTAGACTTCGGCATGAGCCTCTCACAAGTCTTGCAGAAATGGAAACTTAATGAGGATTCATCCTCCACAATAGCCACTGATTACATCAAACAGAAAAAACCTCCACAATAG